A window from Rhinolophus sinicus isolate RSC01 linkage group LG18, ASM3656204v1, whole genome shotgun sequence encodes these proteins:
- the PMM2 gene encoding phosphomannomutase 2 → MVLPGPALCLFDVDGTLTAPRQKITKEMDDFLQKLRQKVKIGVVGGSDFEKVQEQLGNDVVEKYDYVFPENGLVAYKDGKFLCKQNIQGQLGEALIQDLINYCLSYIAKIKLPKKRGTFIEFRNGMLNVSPIGRSCSQEERIEFYELDKKENIRQQFVADLRKEFAGKGLTFSIGGQISIDVFPDGWDKRYCLGHVEKDGYQTIYFFGDKTMPGGNDHEIFTDPRTTGYTVTTPEDTCRICKELFS, encoded by the exons ATGGTTCTGCCCGGCCCAGCGCTCTGCCTCTTCGACGTGGACGGGACCCTGACGGCTCCGCGGCAG AAAATTACCAAAGAAATGGATGACTTTCTACAAAAATTGAGGCAGAAGGTCAAAATTGGAGTCGTAGGCGGCTCGGACTTCGAGAAGGTGCAGGAGCAGCTGGGGAATGATG TGGTTGAAAAATACGATTATGTGTTTCCAGAAAATGGCTTGGTAGCTTACAAAGATGGGAAATTCTTGTGTAAACAG aaTATTCAAGGTCAGCTGGGTGAAGCCCTAATCCAAGATTTAATCAACTACTGTCTGAGCTACATTGCGAAAATTAAACTCCCAAAGAAGAG GGGGACGTTCATTGAATTCCGAAATGGGATGTTAAATGTGTCCCCTATTGGAAGAAGCTGCAGCCAAGAGGAACGGATTGAGTTCTACGAACTGGATAAA aaagaaaatatacgACAACAGTTTGTAGCGGATCTGCGGAAAGAGTTTGCAGGGAAAGGCCTCACGTTTTCCATAG GAGGCCAGATCAGCATTGATGTCTTTCCTGATGGATGGGACAAGAGGTATTGCCTGGGACATGTGGAAAAGGACGGCTATCAGACCATTTATTTCTTTGGAGACAAAACCATGCCA GGTGGAAATGACCATGAGATCTTCACAGACCCCAGGACCACGGGCTACACTGTGACGACACCCGAGGACACGTGCAGGATCTGTAAAGAGCTCTTCTCCTGA
- the TMEM186 gene encoding transmembrane protein 186 → MRPLSPVSAEHALLEFPGGRWDSLTTAGGRTMAVLLRAVPRWPGPTMWGRPLYRLWYCNGQDPRRCVGSRSATSKERPPGTETEKFHMVYRLDAIRAFGYLSQLKVAQTALTVVALPPGFYWYSQGLMTLNSLCLAGGIAGFALTMLCWMSYFFRRLVGILYVNESGTVLRVAHLTFWGWRQDTYCPVADVIPLAETQDRPQELFVRIQQYSGKQTFYLTLRYGRILDRERFTQVFGVLDTRN, encoded by the exons ATGCGTCCACTCAGTCCAGTTTCGGCCGAGCATGCGCTCTTAGAGTTCCCGGGTGGCAGGTGGGATTCGCTTACGACCGCTGGCGGCAGAACCATG GCGGTCCTGCTCCGAGCTGTGCCGCGGTGGCCAGGGCCAACCATGTGGGGAAGGCCACTCTACCGTCTGTGGTACTGCAATGGGCAGGATCCTAGGAGGTGCGTGGGGAGCAGGTCGGCCACCTCGAAGGAGAGACCACCGGGCACAGAGACGGAGAAATTCCACATGGTTTACCGTTTGGATGCCATCAGAGCCTTCGGGTACTTGTCTCAGCTGAAGGTGGCACAGACGGCCCTGACGGTGGTGGCCCTGCCACCTGGCTTCTACTGGTATTCCCAGGGCCTCATGACTCTCAACTCCCTGTGCCTCGCGGGTGGGATAGCTGGCTTCGCCCTGACCATGCTGTGTTGGATGAGCTATTTCTTCCGGAGGCTGGTGGGTATCCTGTACGTGAACGAGTCAGGAACCGTGCTGCGGGTGGCCCACCTGACCTTCTGGGGCTGGCGGCAGGACACATACTGCCCGGTGGCTGATGTCATCCCCCTGGCAGAAACCCAGGACCGGCCTCAGGAGCTATTCGTGCGGATCCAGCAGTACAGTGGGAAGCAAACCTTCTACCTTACCCTGCGCTATGGACGCATTCTGGACAGAGAGCGTTTCACGCAGGTGTTTGGGGTACTGGACACGCGCAACTGA